From the genome of Lotus japonicus ecotype B-129 chromosome 6, LjGifu_v1.2, one region includes:
- the LOC130727028 gene encoding uncharacterized protein LOC130727028 yields the protein MTTLNVLGNSKTEESRAIEGTEADTADLFSVFRGCVVEGRWDYVIPAYENNSIFHKININDTRGTALHVAVNDGKSDLVSHLVTAIVDHEHGTQFGVESALRSKNENGDTPLHLAASRGFVGMCRCIVGENGERKELIRAMNHKGETPLFRAVLTCQTQTFVYLHHVSKHDSNVPLRNNDGDSILHRAIRREFFDLAIIIVHCYPGLVDTRNKDGVTPLKTLATRPSAFKSGNNLSWWKKILYHCILLDPLDAKKAMKSYLETIDKSDDHEHKVTINSENEPKKVEHARVPPKHATSLQSRYNALRSVFSSGDLSQLDLSVVDLKAIKKIKQKHIWGDQLLRFFMEKPYESYMGITGAFERDDFEDKDVTQPFISTQQLESLHPKFAKKTSSMPKPPLENNKGSAKTDEKETTFVALAKTGIVEIVNELQSKIPSDLQETTTPDKESLLLVAMKNIKNKIGENIDKKETAYLTAAKNGIVEIVSALQSKIPSVVHETNSNHENVLLLAVKNRQPSVVEVLRRNLDKELFYSLIFEVDNKENTVLHVAAGTSSNNEKTWQIAGAAMQMMWDIKWYQYIKNLVPEHFIFRNNKDEKTAGEIFKDKHKDLVKNSSEWLKETSESCSVVAALIAGVSFATSSTVPGGTENGKPSLEGQPAFDTFAIASLIGLCFSVTALVMFLAILTSRKQAEDFRRSLPLKLLFGLSSLFVSIASMLVSFCAAHFFVLKDKYKNVLFPVYVATCLPVTFYAVVQFPLYADLVKAIFKKVPQPSYKSDHL from the exons ATGACCACACTCAACGTCCTCGGCAATTCCAAAACTGAAG AATCAAGAGCAATAGAAGGAACAGAAGCAGACACAGCAGATTTATTCTCAGTGTTTCGCGGCTGCGTGGTGGAAGGTAGATGGGACTACGTGATCCCCGCCTACGAGAACAACAGCATCTTCCACAAGATCAACATCAACGATACCAGAGGCACGGCGTTGCACGTCGCCGTCAACGATGGCAAATCGGACCTCGTCAGCCACCTTGTCACCGCCATCGTCGACCACGAACACGGAACACAATTCGGCGTCGAGAGCGCGTTGAGGTCGAAGAACGAGAATGGCGATACGCCTCTGCACTTAGCCGCGTCGCGAGGGTTCGTCGGAATGTGCAG GTGCATCGTAGGGGAAAATGGGGAGCGGAAGGAGCTGATTCGTGCCATGAATCACAAGGGGGAGACGCCGCTGTTTAGGGCTGTGCTCACGTGCCAGACGCAGACGTTTGTTTACCTGCATCATGTTTCTAAGCATGATTCCAATGTGCCGCTCAGGAACAACGACGGTGATAGCATCCTCCACCGTGCAATTCGGAGAGAGTTTTTTG ATTTGGCGATTATAATAGTTCATTGCTATCCTGGACTCGTCGATACGCGGAACAAAGATGGAGTTACTCCTCTCAAAACTCTTGCTACTAGGCCTTCAGCATTCAAGAGTGGAAATAATTTATCATGGTGGAAGAAAATTCTGTACCATT GTATACTCTTAGACCCTCTTGATGCAAAGAAAGCAATGAAGTCGTATTTGGAGACAATTGACAAGTCTGATGACCATGAACACAAAG TTActataaattcagaaaatgaaCCCAAAAAAGTAGAACATGCTCGTGTTCCACCAAAGCATGCCACCTCTCTTCAGTCCAGATACAACGCTCTTCGGTCAGTATTCAGTAGTGGCGACCTCTCACAATTAGATTTATCAGTAGTGG ActtaaaagcaataaagaagaTCAAGCAGAAGCACATTTGGGGTGATCAGCTCTTGAGATTTTTTATGGAAAAACCTTATGAGTCCTACATGGGAATTACTGGGGCATTTGAGAGAGATGACTTTGAAGACAAAGACGTGACACAGCCCTTTATTAGCACACAACAGTTAGAAA GTTTGCATCCAAAATTTGCCAAAAAGACCAGTTCAATGCCAAAACCACCACTAGAAAACAACAAGGGATCAGCAAAAACTGATGAAAAAGAGACAACATTTGTGGCTTTGGCAAAAACTGGAATAGTTGAAATAGTAAATGAGCTTCAAAGTAAAATACCAAGTGACCTCCAAGAAACTACCACACCAGACAAGGAAAGCTTACTGCTTGTGGCCATGaagaacataaaaaacaaaataggaGAAAACATTGACAAAAAGGAGACTGCATATTTGACTGCAGCAAAAAATGGCATAGTTGAAATTGTGTCTGCACTTCAATCTAAAATACCAAGCGTCGTCCATGAGACAAACTCAAACCATGAAAACGTTTTGCTTTTGGCAGTCAAGAATAGGCAACCCAGTGTTGTTGAGGTGTTACGGAGGAATTTGGACAAGGAACTCTTTTATAGTCTAATTTTTGAAGTGGATAATAAAGAGAACACTGTGTTACACGTGGCAGCTGGTACATCAAGCAACAACGAAAAGACTTGGCAGATAGCCGGTGCTGCCATGCAAATGATGTGGGATATCAAGTGGTACcag TACATCAAGAATCTAGTGCCAGAGCATTTCATTTTCAGAAACAACAAAGATGAAAAAACAGCAGGGGAAATCTTCAAGGACAAACACAAAGACCTTGTCAAAAACAGCTCGGAGTGGCTGAAGGAAACATCCGAATCCTGCTCTGTCGTGGCGGCGCTCATTGCAGGCGTCTCCTTCGCGACATCAAGCACCGTCCCCGGCGGTACAGAGAACGGAAAACCCTCACTGGAAGGCCAACCGGCATTTGACACGTTCGCCATAGCTTCCCTTATCGGACTCTGCTTCTCCGTCACCGCGCTTGTAATGTTCCTTGCCATACTCACCTCTCGAAAGCAAGCTGAAGACTTCCGCAGGAGCTTGCCGCTGAAGCTTCTCTTCGGCTTGAGCTCCCTCTTCGTGTCCATTGCTTCCATGCTCGTTTCCTTCTGTGCCGCGCATTTCTTCGTGCTCAAGGACAAGTACAAGAATGTGTTGTTTCCTGTTTATGTCGCCACTTGCTTGCCCGTGACTTTCTATGCAGTGGTGCAGTTTCCTTTGTACGCTGATCTTGTTAAAGCCATTTTCAAGAAGGTGCCACAACCGAGTTATAAAAGCGACCATTTGTAG
- the LOC130722510 gene encoding uncharacterized protein LOC130722510: MEAMNQKMVMSLILLLFSALGVSAWTGEIHGRVVCDVCGDSSLGPEDHVLEGAEVAVLCITKSGEVLNYQAFTDAKGIYTVAETMPESDRWDACLARPISSFHEHCTHLGQGSPGVKFSYNHPSGRSHSVRTFIYRPVSVPTYCI, encoded by the exons ATGGAAGCCATGAATCAGAAGATGGTGATGAGTTTGATTCTGTTGTTGTTCTCTGCTTTGGGTGTGAGTGCTTGGACTGGTGAAATCCATGGAAGAGTTGTTTGTGATGTTTGTGGGGATTCTTCTCTTGGacctgaagaccatgttcttgaAG GTGCTGAGGTTGCTGTTCTTTGCATCACCAAGTCCGGGGAGGTTCTAAATTATCAGGCATTTACTGATGCTAAAGGGATATACACAGTGGCAGAGACAATGCCTGAGAGTGACCGTTGGGATGCATGTCTTGCTCGACCCATCAGCAGTTTCCATGAGCACTGCACTCATCTTGGTCAGGGCAGCCCAGGGGTGAAATTCAGTTACAATCACCCATCAGGACGTTCACATTCTGTCAGAACCTTTATTTATCGACCTGTCAGTGTTCCAACATACTGCATTTGA
- the LOC130722508 gene encoding 11-oxo-beta-amyrin 30-oxidase-like, with protein MELLSIIWVVVTVTVAVIPIWALQVLWLKPKKMENLLRAQGLQGQPYKLNLFSDNSKQNHMLKLQHEANSKPITLSDDVAPHVFLPSFQTVHKYGKNSFLWEGTTPQVIITNPEQIKEVFNKMQDFPKPKSNSIVKFFSVGLVEYEGEKWAKHRKIITPAFHTDKLKIMLPAFLKSSHDMISKWKEMLSLDGSCEIDVWPFLQNLTCDAISRTAFGSNYAEGTKMFGLLKKQGYLLMTARRLQASTKRRMKEIDRDIHDSLEGIIKKREQAMKNGVATNDDLLGLLLESNHIENQGLGNSKNGGMTNQEVIEECKIFYIAGQETTSTLLVWTMVLLARYPEWQERARQEVLQVFGTQNPNFDGLSHLKIVTMILYEVLRLYPPVIYFIRTVQKDLKLGNLLLPAGTRISLPILLMHHDSEIWGDDVKEFKPERFSEGIAKATKGQVSYFPFGWGPRICIGQNFALLEAKIVLSLLLQNFSFELSAAYAHVPTTSVTLQPKHGAQLILHKV; from the exons ATGGAGCTGCTTTCAATAATCTGGGTGGTGGTAACAGTGACAGTTGCTGTGATTCCGATATGGGCCTTGCAGGTGCTGTGGCTGAAACCAAAGAAGATGGAAAATCTTCTAAGAGCTCAAGGTCTTCAAGGCCAGCCTTACAAGCTTAACCTTTTCAGTGACAACTCCAAGCAAAACCACATGCTCAAGCTGCAACATGAAGCCAACTCCAAACCCATTACTCTCTCCGATGATGTTGCACCACATGTATTCTTGCCTTCATTTCAAACTGTCCACAAATATG GCAAGAATTCCTTTTTATGGGAAGGTACAACACCACAGGTGATCATCACAAACCCAGAACAAATCAAAGAAGTCTTTAACAAGATGCAAGACTTCCCTAAACCAAAGTCAAATTCCATTGTCAAATTTTTTAGTGTTGGTCTGGTAGAATATGAGGGTGAAAAATGGGCTAAGCATCGAAAAATTATTACCCCGGCATTCCACACAGATAAATTGAAA ATTATGCTGCCAGCTTTTTTAAAAAGCAGCCATGATATGATTAGCAAATGGAAGGAAATGTTGTCATTGGATGGATCATGTGAGATTGATGTTTGGCCTTTTCTTCAGAATTTGACTTGCGATGCGATTTCTAGAACGGCATTTGGAAGCAACTATGCAGAAGGAACAAAAATGTTTGGGCTTCTGAAAAAGCAGGGATATCTTTTAATGACAGCACG GCGTCTACAAGCTAGCACCAAGAGGAGGATGAAGGAAATTGATAGAGATATTCATGATTCACTTGAGGGTATCATTAAAAAACGAGAGCAAGCCATGAAGAACGGTGTAGCCACAAATGATGATTTATTAGGCCTACTTTTGGAATCAAATCACATTGAAAATCAAGGACTTGGAAACAGTAAAAATGGTGGAATGACCAACCAAGAAGTAATTGAGGAATGCAAGATATTCTACATTGCAGGGCAAGAGACCACATCAACTTTACTAGTTTGGACAATGGTATTATTGGCTCGGTATCCTGAATGGCAAGAACGTGCAAGGCAGGAAGTTTTGCAGGTTTTTGGCACCCAAAATCCAAACTTTGATGGCTTAAGTCACCTTAAAATT GTGACCATGATTTTATATGAGGTTCTCAGGTTATACCCACCTGTAATTTACTTCATTCGAACTGTTCAAAAGGATTTGAAACTTGGAAACCTGTTACTACCTGCAGGAACCCGTATTTCCTTACCAATACTATTGATGCACCATGATAGTGAAATATGGGGTGATGATGTAAAGGAGTTCAAACCTGAAAGGTTCTCTGAAGGCATTGCTAAAGCCACTAAAGGCCAAGTTTCATATTTCCCATTTGGATGGGGTCCTAGGATATGTATTGGCCAAAATTTTGCCTTGTTAGAAGCAAAAATAGTATTGTCATTGCTTCTGCAAAATTTCTCATTTGAGCTTTCTGCGGCCTATGCCCATGTTCCCACCACTTCGGTTACTTTGCAGCCGAAACATGGGGCGCAACTCATTTTGCATAAAGTGTAG